The following coding sequences lie in one Methylotenera versatilis 301 genomic window:
- a CDS encoding EAL domain-containing protein — translation MLKPEIPANESARLLALARYEVLDTVSEQEFDDITLLASQICEVPIALISLIDGDRQWFKSRVGLEATETPRDISFCGHAINDSNLLEVSNALEDSRFADNPLVTGTPDIRFYAGMPIVTSDGLALGTLCVIDRKSNQLTLKQRDMLGVLARQVMHLLEAKISSKQLLWLSDEMSKRAAFKKALLACAADSIISTTPEGIILTFNQAAERLLGYEQEELIGLHTPAIFHDPDEIIARAADLSLEFNQTIAPGFEVFVSKARLGMADIHEWSYIHKNGTRVPVRLAVSAMLDEQGHIIGFIGIASDISERRNQENAIFTATSQLEASIEAIPDLVWMKNMKGEFLRCNRSFERFLGSDKPNIIGKTDYDFFDRELAELFRSHDKKATNQDFPLITEEWLTFNDGYYGLFEVTKTGIKDIDGNLIGTLGMAHDITERKNIELKLRRKREAMQALNEISSQAIHTYYKQQLKEALAVAAKYLGMDIGILSKIQDDRCKIDVHSSPDERLYDGLELPFEDSYSSLLFQTDDIRFVEQMANSQYAKLRAYSLMGFESFIGLPILVDEQRYGLEFQSYQVHFNGFDATEIDFLHLFSRWAVSLIRRHNLSEQITKGNERLDLALKGASLGLWDLDVPTGKAFYNARWAEMLGYQLSEIEQSMDAFVKLLHPDEKDEVLAAVEAHFKGETADFSLEFRMRHQDGSWIWVYDHGRVMERSADGAPIRVLGTHMDISKRKATELLANSNAELLRRTSDMAKVGGWELNLATMSLYWSEGIKRIHEVADDYVPEITKVMNFYTLESKTRISAAVNNAIENGLSWDIELELITAKKNHKWVRAQGSAIDENGKVVRLVGAFQDITQQKTAEDAIKQLAFYDVLTQLPNRRLLIDRLERALVSSARSESYGALVFIDLDNFKTLNDTLGHDMGDALLKHVALRLQSCLRDCDTVARFGGDEFVVMLENLDLEPTAAKSHVEMVGAKIIHALNQSYEIVPDGHYSTPSLGATIFYGKNDTVDEALKRADIAMYQAKSAGRNCLRFFDPEIQANMDTKASLVETLRYGIGNNQFVLHYQPQIDRAGVLTGAEALVRWNHPKQGLISPLEFIPLAEEMGLILPLGKWVLETGCKQLVSWAGSKDTEHLNLSINVSARQFHQPNFVAQVLDVLSATNVNPQRLKLELTESMLVDDMDDVIAKMTLLQSAGIRFSLDDFGTGFSSLSYLKQLPLFQLKIDKSFVRDVLSDQNDAVIARTIVALASSLGLSVIAEGVEVEGQRDFLEGIGCYEYQGYLFSRPLSIEDFEDYRKALQKIDIERLLEKALLNDTKVKSRDS, via the coding sequence TTGCTAAAACCTGAAATTCCAGCAAATGAGTCAGCACGACTTTTAGCATTAGCACGATATGAAGTTCTTGATACAGTAAGCGAACAAGAGTTCGACGATATTACGCTGCTCGCCTCTCAAATATGTGAGGTGCCAATCGCCCTGATTTCTCTTATAGACGGAGACAGGCAATGGTTTAAAAGTAGAGTTGGTTTAGAGGCTACGGAAACTCCACGAGACATTTCATTTTGTGGGCATGCTATCAATGACAGCAACTTACTTGAAGTTTCCAATGCGCTTGAAGATAGCAGGTTCGCCGATAACCCTTTAGTCACTGGTACTCCGGATATTCGGTTTTATGCAGGGATGCCAATTGTCACCAGTGATGGTTTGGCGCTTGGAACCCTGTGCGTGATAGATCGTAAGTCGAATCAACTTACTTTAAAACAACGTGATATGTTGGGTGTGCTGGCTCGACAAGTCATGCATCTACTTGAAGCTAAAATTTCTTCAAAACAATTATTATGGCTTTCTGATGAAATGAGTAAAAGGGCGGCATTTAAAAAAGCATTATTAGCTTGCGCTGCGGATAGCATTATCTCAACTACGCCAGAAGGCATTATTCTAACTTTTAATCAAGCCGCAGAACGCTTGCTAGGGTACGAGCAAGAAGAATTGATTGGTCTGCATACACCTGCTATTTTTCATGATCCAGATGAAATCATAGCAAGAGCTGCTGACTTGAGTCTTGAGTTTAACCAAACGATAGCACCAGGTTTTGAGGTGTTTGTCTCCAAAGCTAGATTAGGCATGGCGGATATCCATGAGTGGAGCTATATCCATAAAAATGGTACTCGGGTGCCAGTGAGGCTGGCCGTTTCTGCCATGCTTGATGAGCAAGGACATATCATTGGATTTATCGGTATCGCCAGTGATATTAGCGAGCGTAGAAATCAAGAAAATGCCATATTTACTGCCACTAGTCAGCTAGAAGCTTCTATTGAGGCTATTCCTGATTTAGTGTGGATGAAAAATATGAAAGGTGAGTTTTTACGATGCAACCGTTCTTTTGAGCGGTTTCTAGGTAGCGACAAGCCTAATATTATTGGCAAAACAGACTATGATTTTTTTGATAGAGAGTTGGCAGAGTTATTTCGATCCCACGATAAAAAAGCCACTAATCAAGATTTTCCGTTAATTACTGAAGAGTGGCTGACTTTTAATGATGGCTACTATGGCTTGTTTGAGGTGACTAAAACTGGCATTAAAGATATCGATGGCAATCTAATTGGTACGCTAGGCATGGCGCACGATATTACTGAACGTAAGAACATTGAATTAAAACTGCGGCGCAAGCGTGAAGCTATGCAAGCGCTGAATGAGATTTCATCTCAGGCGATACATACATATTATAAACAGCAGTTAAAAGAAGCGCTCGCTGTTGCTGCCAAGTATCTGGGCATGGACATTGGGATATTAAGTAAGATTCAGGATGATCGCTGCAAGATAGATGTGCATAGCTCGCCTGACGAGCGTTTATATGATGGCTTAGAGCTTCCTTTTGAAGATAGCTATTCTTCATTATTATTTCAGACAGACGACATTCGTTTTGTTGAGCAGATGGCAAACTCTCAATATGCAAAACTTAGAGCTTATTCACTCATGGGTTTTGAGTCTTTTATTGGATTGCCTATTTTGGTGGATGAGCAGCGCTATGGCTTGGAGTTTCAGTCTTATCAAGTCCATTTCAATGGGTTTGATGCAACAGAGATAGATTTTTTACATCTATTTTCTCGTTGGGCCGTGAGTCTTATACGACGCCATAATCTTTCTGAGCAAATTACTAAGGGTAATGAACGATTGGATTTAGCACTTAAAGGCGCCAGTCTTGGCCTGTGGGATTTAGACGTACCAACAGGGAAGGCCTTTTATAATGCGCGTTGGGCTGAAATGCTAGGCTATCAATTGTCTGAGATTGAGCAGTCCATGGATGCCTTTGTGAAGTTACTGCATCCAGATGAGAAAGATGAAGTATTAGCCGCTGTAGAGGCACATTTTAAAGGTGAAACTGCTGACTTCTCATTAGAGTTTAGAATGCGCCACCAAGATGGTAGTTGGATTTGGGTATACGATCACGGACGAGTGATGGAGCGCAGTGCTGATGGTGCTCCAATCAGGGTGCTCGGCACACACATGGATATTTCTAAGCGTAAAGCAACGGAGTTGCTAGCTAACTCTAATGCGGAGTTGCTGCGCCGAACCAGTGATATGGCAAAGGTTGGCGGCTGGGAGCTTAATCTAGCCACTATGAGTCTTTATTGGTCAGAAGGTATTAAGAGAATTCATGAAGTGGCTGATGATTATGTGCCTGAAATTACCAAAGTCATGAATTTTTATACACTAGAATCAAAGACAAGGATTAGTGCAGCTGTAAATAATGCGATTGAAAATGGGTTGTCTTGGGATATAGAGCTAGAGCTCATTACAGCCAAAAAAAATCATAAATGGGTGCGAGCACAGGGCAGTGCCATTGATGAAAATGGTAAAGTTGTGCGTTTAGTGGGTGCCTTTCAAGATATTACTCAACAAAAAACTGCTGAAGATGCTATCAAGCAACTGGCTTTTTATGATGTATTAACGCAGTTGCCTAATCGAAGACTGTTGATTGACCGTTTAGAGCGTGCATTAGTCAGCAGTGCTAGAAGTGAAAGTTATGGTGCATTAGTATTTATAGATTTAGATAACTTTAAAACCTTAAATGACACGCTGGGTCATGACATGGGTGATGCTTTGCTAAAACATGTGGCATTAAGGCTACAAAGTTGTTTAAGAGATTGCGATACGGTAGCCAGGTTTGGCGGTGATGAGTTTGTGGTAATGCTGGAAAATCTTGATTTAGAGCCAACAGCGGCTAAAAGCCATGTAGAGATGGTGGGCGCTAAAATAATCCATGCCCTCAATCAATCTTACGAGATAGTGCCGGATGGCCATTACAGCACGCCCAGCTTAGGCGCTACGATATTTTATGGTAAAAATGACACGGTAGATGAAGCGCTAAAACGTGCAGATATTGCGATGTACCAAGCAAAATCTGCTGGCAGAAATTGCTTACGTTTTTTTGACCCAGAAATACAAGCCAACATGGATACCAAGGCGAGCTTAGTAGAAACGCTACGTTATGGCATCGGTAACAATCAATTTGTCTTGCATTACCAACCTCAAATAGATAGAGCAGGCGTGTTGACGGGTGCAGAAGCTTTGGTTCGCTGGAACCATCCCAAGCAAGGCCTTATTTCCCCACTAGAATTTATCCCATTAGCAGAAGAGATGGGGCTTATCTTGCCTCTAGGTAAGTGGGTGTTAGAAACCGGTTGCAAACAACTGGTTTCTTGGGCTGGATCTAAAGATACAGAACACTTGAATTTATCAATTAACGTCAGCGCCAGACAATTTCATCAGCCTAATTTTGTGGCGCAAGTATTAGATGTCTTAAGCGCGACAAACGTAAATCCGCAGAGATTAAAACTAGAGCTTACGGAAAGTATGCTCGTCGATGATATGGACGACGTGATTGCTAAGATGACCTTGCTGCAAAGTGCGGGAATTAGATTCTCATTAGATGACTTTGGCACGGGATTCTCATCATTAAGCTATTTAAAACAGCTGCCGCTTTTTCAATTGAAAATCGATAAATCTTTTGTGAGAGATGTATTGAGCGACCAGAATGATGCTGTCATTGCCCGTACTATTGTTGCGCTAGCGAGTAGTTTGGGGCTATCTGTAATTGCCGAAGGGGTAGAAGTTGAAGGGCAGCGAGACTTCTTAGAAGGAATTGGTTGCTATGAATATCAGGGTTATTTATTTAGCCGTCCACTTTCTATTGAAGATTTTGAAGATTATAGAAAAGCCTTACAAAAAATTGATATAGAGCGTTTGTTGGAAAAGGCTTTGCTAAATGATACTAAGGTTAAAAGCCGTGATTCCTAA
- a CDS encoding bifunctional diguanylate cyclase/phosphodiesterase, which produces MTETSLNLPKYPILDNIEVPADVLESWQITADLLAQIANIPAALIMRTHDDEIEVFVSSSSSGNVYHTGEKANLDSGLYCETVMNTQHALLVPNAITNPEWNQNPDIKLGMISYYGLPLNWPSGEVFGTICILDTKENHYSKNTYDLMERFRDSIQLSLEHIYKSSIAFRQRDKAQDALRDNETLFQAVFENAAVGIAQVSTAGHFLQINREYCRIIGYSQEEVLTNNFTFQQITLPEDLKIDVLNAKKLIDGESDKYIAEKRYIHKNSSIVWVNLSVQLLRNNTGQPLYFISAVQDIGDRKLAEEELKLAGLVYKNSSEAMAVTDEEGRILAINPAFTKMTGYEFDEVRGKTHAMLQSDQHSVDFYIAMWDSIAVTGQWQGEVWNKRKNGEIYPEWLTINTSYHKDGSVHRHVALFSDISAIKEAEELILNQANYDQLTKLPNRRLFNDRLEQEIKKSQREKHSTVLLFVDIDHFKEVNDTLGHDMGDRLLIDAAMRIKSCVRDSDTVARLGGDEFTIILTDLKDNLSIAQIAQNIISSLSEVFHLGTRKAFVSASIGIAFYPEDATNIVELLKIADQAMYVAKSAGRGCYRFFTKAMQQESDFRIRLSNDLHQALHSKQFTVHYQPIVELNTGHIHKAEALLRWQHPELGAVSPAIFIPIAEDNGTIHEIGNWVFTQAVNQAAHIQSLIGRDFQITVNKSPIQFKGHDEIIHNWITLLNDINLPAKNVVVEITEGILMDVVGDIPDKLLAFREAGIKIAIDDFGTGYSSLSYLKKFDVDYLKIDQSFTRHLSLNAPEFALCEAIVVMAHRLNIKVIAEGVETELQRELLKLIGCDYGQGYLFSKPVPAAELEILLQKDL; this is translated from the coding sequence ATGACAGAGACCTCATTAAATCTGCCAAAGTATCCAATATTGGATAACATCGAAGTTCCAGCGGATGTATTAGAAAGCTGGCAAATTACTGCTGACCTGCTAGCGCAGATTGCAAATATTCCTGCAGCACTCATCATGCGAACACATGACGATGAAATCGAAGTGTTCGTATCTAGCTCCAGCTCTGGTAACGTATACCATACAGGTGAAAAAGCTAATCTGGACTCTGGCCTTTACTGTGAAACTGTCATGAATACACAGCACGCATTGCTAGTTCCGAATGCAATCACAAATCCAGAATGGAACCAAAACCCAGACATCAAGCTGGGGATGATTTCTTACTATGGACTTCCTCTTAACTGGCCGAGTGGTGAAGTTTTTGGCACTATCTGCATACTCGATACCAAAGAAAACCATTACAGTAAAAACACTTACGATCTGATGGAGCGATTTCGCGACAGCATTCAGTTAAGCTTAGAACATATTTATAAATCCAGTATAGCTTTCAGGCAAAGAGATAAAGCCCAGGATGCTTTACGCGATAATGAAACGCTTTTTCAAGCCGTTTTTGAAAATGCCGCAGTGGGCATTGCGCAGGTTTCTACAGCCGGGCATTTTCTACAGATTAACAGAGAATATTGCCGCATTATTGGCTACTCCCAAGAGGAAGTACTCACCAATAATTTTACATTTCAACAGATTACCCTGCCTGAAGACCTCAAGATAGACGTGCTTAATGCTAAAAAACTTATTGATGGCGAGAGCGACAAATATATAGCGGAAAAACGCTATATTCATAAGAACAGCAGTATCGTTTGGGTCAATCTTTCGGTACAGCTATTGCGTAATAATACTGGTCAACCTCTTTATTTTATTAGTGCCGTACAAGATATTGGTGATCGAAAACTTGCAGAAGAAGAACTAAAGCTTGCTGGCTTGGTATACAAGAACAGTAGCGAAGCAATGGCCGTGACTGATGAAGAGGGGCGCATCCTCGCGATCAATCCCGCATTTACTAAAATGACTGGATATGAGTTTGACGAAGTAAGAGGAAAAACACATGCAATGCTGCAATCGGATCAGCATAGTGTAGATTTTTATATTGCCATGTGGGATTCGATCGCCGTCACAGGGCAGTGGCAAGGCGAAGTCTGGAATAAGCGTAAAAATGGGGAAATTTACCCTGAATGGTTGACCATTAACACCTCGTATCATAAAGACGGCTCAGTTCATCGACACGTAGCCTTATTTTCAGACATTTCAGCTATAAAAGAAGCCGAAGAACTCATTCTCAATCAGGCCAATTATGACCAGTTAACTAAACTACCAAACCGCAGACTTTTTAACGATAGGCTAGAGCAAGAAATCAAAAAATCTCAACGGGAAAAACACTCTACAGTGTTGCTCTTCGTTGACATTGACCATTTCAAGGAAGTCAACGACACGCTTGGGCATGATATGGGCGATCGACTGCTGATTGACGCTGCAATGCGTATCAAATCTTGCGTACGTGACTCGGATACTGTCGCCCGCCTTGGTGGAGATGAGTTCACCATCATTTTGACGGACCTAAAAGATAATTTAAGTATCGCGCAAATTGCGCAGAATATTATATCTAGCTTGTCTGAAGTGTTTCATTTGGGGACTAGAAAGGCTTTTGTCTCAGCGAGTATCGGTATTGCATTTTACCCAGAAGATGCAACAAACATCGTTGAGCTTCTCAAAATTGCCGATCAAGCGATGTATGTCGCCAAAAGTGCAGGTCGTGGATGTTATCGTTTTTTTACTAAGGCGATGCAGCAAGAGTCAGATTTTCGTATACGCTTATCTAACGATCTGCATCAAGCACTACACTCAAAGCAATTCACGGTGCATTACCAGCCGATTGTTGAACTCAACACTGGTCATATACATAAAGCTGAAGCCTTATTGCGCTGGCAGCATCCGGAATTAGGCGCTGTTAGCCCAGCCATATTTATACCGATAGCTGAAGATAACGGAACCATTCACGAAATTGGCAATTGGGTTTTTACTCAGGCAGTAAATCAGGCTGCGCATATACAATCTTTGATAGGTCGAGATTTCCAAATCACCGTTAACAAATCGCCAATACAGTTCAAAGGGCATGATGAAATCATTCATAATTGGATCACGCTGCTCAATGACATCAATCTACCAGCCAAAAATGTTGTCGTTGAAATCACTGAGGGTATTTTAATGGATGTTGTTGGCGACATTCCAGATAAGCTATTAGCATTTCGAGAGGCTGGAATCAAAATTGCGATTGATGATTTTGGTACGGGTTATTCTTCGTTGTCTTATCTAAAAAAGTTCGATGTTGATTATCTAAAAATCGACCAGTCGTTCACTCGCCATCTGTCCCTAAATGCTCCTGAATTTGCTTTATGTGAAGCGATCGTTGTCATGGCGCATAGGTTAAATATCAAGGTCATTGCAGAGGGTGTGGAAACGGAACTACAGCGCGAGTTATTAAAACTGATTGGCTGTGATTATGGACAAGGGTACCTATTCTCAAAACCAGTGCCAGCAGCAGAGCTTGAAATATTATTGCAGAAGGATTTATAA
- a CDS encoding TonB-dependent receptor plug domain-containing protein yields the protein MKKASICLSVKIRRLLIIVLALFALSSTNAIAKADDASRSDLTTASLEQLLELEVITASKIARQVSDAPSAVSIVTAEDIKAYGYRTLAEILNSMRGLNITYDRAYDFLGGRGYSSPGDYSGRIMLLIDGVQVNDNVYNQSYFGNDGLVDTELIDRVEYVSGPGSVSYGNNAFFGIVNIFTKKGADLDSTQAALSLGSYQTQKGRLSYGKRFDSGVDLLLSASGLNSKGQNFYFPEFDNGDPTHNSGLAQNFDGQNNLRLFTKVQGDFWSIETGYSQRHKDVPTAPYASDFNSPYSYEDTTKFISGQYHTNLSDHLKLSLQTDYSDYRFHQNSAFSGEIWQEAASGSRWGTEAKFVGNWFSHHKLVFGIAYRNDYQRKIVNPVLLADYGRQAISLYGQDEIALLNNLWLNVGARYDHFTDDGDSISPRVAIIYEPIPSYTLRLSHSIAHRTPTIFEKYYTDASTQFPNASLQMESVAATELILEHRWSNQTRLLASLYHQATEDSIASTPYDSGFIQYSNGKGGYTNGLELEFEHHSDNGLRLRTSYAYQDARNPDGNWTINSPHYLGKFNLSAPLYANAVRTGLEIQAVSSRNNGLSRPISGYALANLTVSTDRLLPNLDVSLTVRNLLDKRYEHSAPEYNTPITTIEQDGRNVWLQLTYRLK from the coding sequence ATGAAAAAGGCATCAATTTGCTTGAGTGTAAAAATCAGACGTTTGCTGATTATTGTATTGGCCTTGTTTGCGCTATCAAGCACAAATGCTATTGCCAAAGCTGACGATGCCAGCAGGTCTGATTTAACCACCGCCTCGCTTGAACAGTTGCTGGAGTTGGAGGTGATTACCGCTTCAAAAATAGCCCGTCAGGTCAGTGATGCGCCTTCTGCGGTCAGCATTGTCACGGCAGAAGACATCAAAGCCTATGGCTATCGTACATTAGCTGAAATTCTTAACAGCATGCGCGGCCTTAACATTACCTATGACCGTGCTTATGACTTTCTGGGAGGGCGCGGTTACAGTAGCCCTGGTGATTACAGTGGCCGTATCATGCTGCTAATTGATGGTGTTCAGGTTAATGATAATGTGTATAACCAATCATACTTCGGTAATGACGGCTTAGTTGACACTGAACTGATAGACCGCGTGGAGTATGTATCTGGTCCTGGCTCGGTATCTTATGGCAACAATGCTTTTTTTGGTATCGTCAATATCTTTACCAAAAAGGGGGCGGATTTAGATAGCACTCAAGCGGCACTGTCACTGGGTAGTTATCAGACCCAGAAAGGGCGACTCTCTTACGGCAAACGATTCGACAGTGGTGTAGATCTGCTGTTGTCAGCTTCTGGGCTTAATAGCAAAGGGCAAAATTTTTACTTTCCCGAGTTTGATAATGGTGATCCCACACATAACAGTGGCCTTGCTCAGAATTTTGATGGGCAGAACAACCTGCGGTTATTCACGAAGGTTCAGGGAGATTTTTGGTCTATTGAAACAGGTTATAGTCAACGCCATAAAGATGTTCCTACAGCACCATATGCTAGCGATTTTAATAGCCCTTATTCTTATGAAGACACAACTAAATTCATCTCGGGGCAATACCATACAAATCTGTCGGACCATCTCAAACTATCTTTACAAACTGATTATAGCGACTATCGTTTTCATCAAAACTCAGCTTTCAGCGGTGAAATTTGGCAGGAAGCTGCCAGCGGAAGTCGGTGGGGTACCGAAGCTAAATTCGTCGGTAACTGGTTTTCCCATCACAAGCTCGTCTTCGGTATTGCGTATCGGAATGATTATCAACGTAAGATTGTAAATCCTGTATTACTTGCAGACTATGGCCGCCAAGCCATCAGCTTATATGGTCAAGATGAAATAGCGCTACTTAATAATCTTTGGCTCAATGTGGGCGCGCGTTATGACCATTTCACGGATGATGGTGATTCAATCTCACCTCGCGTCGCAATTATCTATGAACCCATACCAAGTTACACATTGCGCCTTTCACATAGCATTGCACATCGGACACCTACGATTTTCGAAAAATATTACACTGATGCATCTACGCAATTTCCCAACGCAAGCCTTCAAATGGAAAGCGTTGCTGCAACTGAACTGATACTGGAGCATCGCTGGAGCAATCAAACACGGCTGTTGGCTTCCTTATATCACCAAGCTACTGAAGACTCGATTGCTAGCACTCCTTACGATTCTGGTTTTATACAGTATTCCAACGGCAAGGGCGGATATACCAATGGTCTGGAACTGGAGTTTGAACACCATAGTGACAATGGTTTGCGCTTACGTACAAGTTACGCTTATCAGGATGCGCGTAATCCTGATGGCAACTGGACTATCAACTCACCACATTATTTAGGTAAATTCAATTTATCTGCCCCGCTATATGCAAATGCGGTACGGACGGGGTTAGAGATACAGGCTGTTTCAAGCCGCAACAATGGATTAAGCCGCCCAATTAGCGGTTATGCGCTTGCTAACCTTACCGTCAGTACCGACCGCTTGTTACCGAATCTAGATGTTTCATTGACCGTTCGCAACCTGCTAGATAAACGCTATGAACATAGCGCGCCTGAATACAACACGCCGATTACTACCATAGAACAAGATGGACGTAATGTCTGGCTACAACTGACTTATAGGCTCAAATAA